A single genomic interval of Gossypium raimondii isolate GPD5lz chromosome 11, ASM2569854v1, whole genome shotgun sequence harbors:
- the LOC105803159 gene encoding phospholipase A1-Igamma1, chloroplastic: MAISLSKTFLSITHQVFPSEKCRPVSFSGREPQLQRATSMGFATRSLRVPRVSSKTSGSLSSSIDELDKETREERRVADVWREIHGVDDWVGMLDPMDHLLRSELIRYGEMAQACYDAFDYDPFSKYCGSCRFTPRQFFDSLAMADHGYAVSRYIFATSNINLPNFFKKSRWPKVWSKSANWIGYVAVSNDEISKRLGRRDIIVAWRGTVTRPEWIADLMDFLKPISSNKIPCPDSTVKVESGFLDLYTDKDVNCRFCKFSAREQILTEVKRLLEIYQLEELSLTITGHSLGSALAILSAYDIVETGLNVLQDSRAVPVSVFSFSGPRVGNVRFKERMEVLGVKVLRVVNVHDIVPKSPGLFFNENVSPLLMKMAERLPWSFSHVGVELSLDHKNSPFLKETGDLSCAHNLEALLHLLDGYHGKGHRFVLASGRDPALVNKASDFLKDHYLVPPYWRQYENKGMVRNEDGRWMQPERPKLDDHPEDTHRYLKQLGLASHH; this comes from the exons ATGGCCATTTCTCTATCCAAAACCTTTCTTTCCATTACTCATCAGGTTTTTCCGTCTGAAAAATGCCGTCCGGTGTCGTTTTCAGGCCGGGAACCTCAGCTTCAACGTGCTACAAGTATGGGATTTGCCACAAGGTCGCTTAGGGTGCCTAGGGTTTCGTCTAAAACAAGCGGCTCCTTGTCCTCTTCCATCGACGAACTCGACAAGGAAACACGAGAAGAAAGACGAGTGGCGGATGTATGGAGAGAAATCCATGGCGTGGATGACTGGGTTGGGATGTTAGATCCAATGGACCATCTTCTACGGTCGGAGCTGATTCGATATGGCGAGATGGCACAAGCCTGTTACGATGCTTTCGATTACGACCCATTTTCCAAATACTGTGGAAGTTGCAGGTTCACGCCCCGTCAGTTCTTTGACTCCCTAGCCATGGCGGACCATGGTTACGCGGTCTCCAGGTACATCTTCGCAACATCCAACATTAACCTtcccaatttcttcaagaaatctcGGTGGCCCAAAGTGTGGAGCAAGAGTGCGAATTGGATAGGCTACGTCGCTGTTTCCAACGACGAAATATCCAAACGCTTAGGCCGTCGCGACATCATCGTCGCTTGGAGGGGAACCGTGACCCGCCCGGAGTGGATTGCGGATTTAATGGATTTCCTCAAACCCATTTCTTCGAACAAAATCCCATGCCCCGATTCAACAGTAAAAGTAGAATCAGGCTTCCTCGATCTCTACACCGACAAAGATGTGAATTGCCGCTTCTGCAAGTTCTCAGCGAGGGAACAAATTTTAACCGAAGTGAAAAGGTTACTCGAAATCTACCAGCTTGAAGAGCTAAGCTTAACAATAACTGGTCACAGTTTAGGCAGTGCCTTGGCAATTCTCAGCGCATATGATATTGTGGAAACGGGTCTAAATGTGCTGCAAGATAGCAGAGCTGTGCCAGTGAGCGTGTTCTCCTTTTCGGGTCCTAGGGTAGGTAACGTGAGGTTCAAGGAACGGATGGAAGTGCTGGGAGTTAAAGTGTTGAGGGTGGTGAATGTGCATGACATAGTCCCTAAATCCCCAGGATTGTTCTTCAACGAAAACGTGTCGCCATTGTTGATGAAGATGGCTGAGAGGTTGCCCTGGAGTTTCTCTCATGTCGGAGTTGAACTGTCTTTGGATCATAAAAACTCGCCATTTCTAAAAGAGACGGGCGACCTCAGTTGCGCACATAATTTGGAAGCTCTTTTGCATTTACTTGACGG GTACCATGGAAAAGGCCATAGATTTGTGCTGGCAAGTGGAAGGGACCCTGCTTTGGTGAACAAGGCCTCTGACTTTTTGAAAGATCATTATTTGGTTCCACCATATTGGAGGCAATATGAGAACAAGGGGATGGTAAGGAACGAGGATGGGCGTTGGATGCAGCCTGAACGGCCGAAACTCGACGACCACCCTGAAGATACACACCGATATCTCAAGCAATTAGGCTTGGCATCTCatcattag